A single window of Lysobacter oculi DNA harbors:
- a CDS encoding diffusible signal factor-reguated Ax21 faimly protein, protein MKKSLLALALLATVPFAASAADGINYNYAQGGYAHLNGDQDVKADGFTLEGSVAVAPNWHIFAGTQQLKDKDYDIGVDEWKIGAGFNTPISANTDFVARAAYQKLSTDDSDFGNGIVISGADLDGYSVEAGVRSALTPQFEGYAMAGYEKYSDNDGYEGPKGAYGRLGGQVKFNANWGVFGDVKFGDGDATWSVGPRISW, encoded by the coding sequence ATGAAGAAGTCCTTGCTCGCCCTGGCCCTGCTGGCCACTGTCCCCTTCGCCGCCTCCGCGGCCGACGGCATCAACTACAACTACGCCCAGGGTGGTTACGCCCACCTCAACGGCGACCAGGACGTGAAGGCCGACGGCTTCACCCTGGAAGGCTCGGTAGCCGTGGCCCCGAACTGGCACATCTTCGCCGGCACGCAGCAGCTGAAGGACAAGGATTACGACATCGGCGTGGACGAGTGGAAGATCGGCGCGGGCTTCAACACCCCGATCAGTGCCAACACCGACTTCGTCGCGCGTGCCGCCTACCAGAAGCTGTCGACCGATGACTCCGACTTCGGGAATGGCATCGTGATTTCGGGCGCCGATCTCGACGGCTACAGCGTCGAAGCCGGCGTGCGGAGCGCGCTCACCCCGCAGTTCGAAGGCTATGCGATGGCCGGCTACGAGAAGTACAGCGACAACGACGGCTACGAGGGCCCGAAGGGTGCCTACGGCCGCCTGGGTGGCCAGGTGAAGTTCAACGCCAACTGGGGCGTCTTCGGTGACGTCAAGTTCGGCGACGGCGACGCCACCT